One stretch of bacterium DNA includes these proteins:
- a CDS encoding TlpA disulfide reductase family protein has protein sequence MKTKRRVSIMMLSLLLIFVSCKSYEVRPSRPQMGQKVEITVKGNFNSPLVEVIYLKENLDFDFDVLPAKVEAKSISFDIAPDTLTSYVIWRIVDSNLVYFPNGEGLVFYYGKKPMRLACYYKGMHTEKAIPYPVNLTPVEQRKVIKKAEKIYKKGLKYYPSCPVCFSRLKILQYFKLKDEQSRAKYLYKLEKTLDSLFNTGDLMAQVAAFNVAYFFSFPKTYDYFKYLSENPFIPGALDVAMSYLYQYARSLDPKEGAKWLEIGLNKYSDYIKEPSSRIKNILRNYYYSLYYAYLVQGDTVKAIDYLRKLQQIYPMDPSPYVAEASLRMEMGTLNYRIIDSLLVIAEKSFNPIAYSHTYPFYDAKSRDKAVKRNLTDLYRVESRYFLNIGDTGRAVAVLEKAIQVQGGDLYADFGDHEQVGDLLFATGNFEKAVKHYAYAVITGAEEERILKDFQEKLKSTSISRDSITILIFNLKKIIEENKVPAPDFLVETIDGQKLRLKDLKGKVVVLNFWATWCGPCRREIPELNNLVEKYKDNSNVIFVGVTNDLRERVANFLSRNEFRYIITFDVDSVYEKYNVTAVPTHVIIDKNGFITSRIVGSLPHMDEILSQKIEKMLK, from the coding sequence ATGAAAACCAAAAGGAGAGTATCCATTATGATGTTATCACTCTTGCTAATTTTTGTTTCTTGCAAGTCCTACGAGGTGAGGCCTTCAAGACCCCAGATGGGTCAAAAGGTTGAAATAACGGTAAAAGGGAATTTTAATTCACCACTGGTTGAGGTTATCTACCTGAAGGAAAATCTCGATTTTGATTTTGATGTTTTACCTGCGAAAGTAGAAGCTAAATCCATTTCCTTTGATATCGCACCCGATACTTTAACTTCTTACGTGATATGGAGGATTGTTGACAGTAACTTGGTCTACTTTCCCAATGGTGAGGGTTTGGTGTTTTACTACGGCAAAAAGCCTATGCGCCTTGCTTGCTATTATAAGGGTATGCACACAGAGAAGGCCATTCCTTATCCTGTAAATTTGACTCCCGTAGAACAGAGGAAAGTAATAAAGAAAGCGGAAAAAATATACAAGAAGGGCTTAAAATATTATCCTTCCTGCCCTGTGTGTTTTTCAAGACTCAAAATTTTGCAATATTTTAAGCTCAAGGATGAACAAAGCAGGGCCAAATATCTTTATAAGTTGGAGAAAACTCTTGATTCTCTCTTTAATACAGGCGACTTAATGGCTCAGGTTGCCGCCTTTAACGTCGCTTATTTCTTTTCTTTTCCCAAAACTTATGACTACTTCAAATATCTTTCTGAAAATCCCTTTATACCGGGTGCTCTCGATGTGGCAATGAGCTATCTCTACCAGTATGCGAGAAGTTTGGATCCAAAAGAGGGTGCAAAATGGTTAGAAATTGGCTTGAATAAGTATTCGGATTACATCAAAGAACCATCCTCCAGGATTAAAAATATTCTGAGGAATTATTACTATTCACTGTATTATGCTTATCTCGTGCAGGGAGATACAGTGAAAGCTATTGATTACTTGAGAAAACTACAGCAAATATACCCGATGGACCCATCGCCTTATGTGGCTGAGGCTTCTTTAAGGATGGAAATGGGAACTTTAAACTATAGAATTATTGACAGCCTTCTTGTAATAGCTGAAAAGTCTTTTAACCCTATAGCCTATTCACATACTTATCCGTTTTACGACGCAAAGTCGAGAGATAAGGCTGTAAAGAGAAATCTTACTGACCTCTATAGAGTGGAGTCTCGGTATTTTTTAAATATTGGCGATACTGGAAGGGCTGTTGCAGTATTGGAAAAAGCGATACAAGTACAGGGCGGCGATCTTTACGCCGACTTTGGCGATCACGAACAGGTGGGTGATTTACTCTTTGCCACTGGGAATTTTGAAAAGGCAGTCAAACATTACGCTTATGCAGTTATTACCGGTGCAGAGGAGGAACGTATCCTTAAAGACTTTCAGGAAAAACTGAAATCTACCAGCATAAGCAGAGACTCAATAACCATTCTTATCTTTAATTTGAAAAAGATTATTGAAGAGAATAAGGTTCCTGCGCCAGATTTTTTAGTTGAAACTATTGATGGTCAGAAATTGAGATTGAAAGATCTAAAAGGTAAAGTAGTTGTATTGAATTTCTGGGCTACTTGGTGTGGACCATGCAGGAGAGAAATCCCTGAACTGAATAACCTGGTTGAGAAATACAAGGATAATAGCAATGTTATTTTTGTTGGAGTTACCAACGACCTTAGAGAAAGGGTGGCGAACTTCTTGAGTCGAAATGAGTTTAGATACATCATTACCTTTGACGTGGATAGTGTTTACGAGAAGTATAACGTTACCGCTGTTCCTACCCACGTGATAATTGATAAAAATGGATTTATTACTTCTCGGATTGTAGGCTCACTTCCGCACATGGACGAAATTCTCAGCCAGAAGATTGAAAAAATGCTGAAATAA
- a CDS encoding sugar ABC transporter permease — protein sequence MRNRNPNYITPKERLESIILVVPVVVFIAAFLLFPVIGTIYDAFFRDVSYMLREFIFLGNYKRLFSDRFFVQSVFFTLAFVLASVSLELLIGMMFALLMNERFPARGLFRGIVLVPWAIPVAISGRIWELIYNFHYGLANYVLGRLGIGPVNWFGTSLSAFWALVLSDAWKTAPFVAIILLMGLQAIPEELYAQAKVDGTHFLQRFWKITLPLLKPFILVALLFRTIDALRVFDLIYVLTKGGPGGSTTSISLYAFRYFVSGDFGFGSAISTVLFLISLIMAIFYLKISRYGELLK from the coding sequence ATGAGAAATAGAAATCCTAATTATATAACACCAAAAGAGCGTCTGGAATCAATAATTTTGGTGGTGCCTGTTGTAGTTTTTATCGCCGCCTTTCTTTTGTTTCCCGTAATAGGGACGATCTATGACGCCTTTTTCCGAGATGTTTCTTACATGCTCAGGGAGTTTATTTTCTTAGGAAACTACAAAAGACTGTTTAGCGACAGGTTTTTTGTTCAATCTGTTTTTTTTACCCTGGCCTTTGTGCTTGCATCCGTTAGTCTTGAATTGTTGATCGGCATGATGTTTGCCCTTCTTATGAATGAACGTTTTCCTGCAAGAGGTTTATTTAGGGGGATTGTGCTGGTTCCATGGGCAATCCCCGTTGCAATTTCTGGAAGGATTTGGGAACTTATTTACAATTTTCATTACGGTCTTGCCAATTATGTTTTGGGAAGATTAGGGATCGGGCCTGTTAACTGGTTTGGTACGTCTTTGAGTGCTTTTTGGGCTCTTGTTCTTTCAGATGCATGGAAGACAGCGCCATTTGTTGCTATAATTCTGCTTATGGGGCTCCAGGCAATTCCTGAAGAACTGTACGCCCAGGCAAAGGTTGATGGAACTCACTTTCTGCAAAGATTTTGGAAAATAACACTTCCTCTCTTAAAGCCTTTTATTTTGGTTGCTTTACTCTTTAGGACAATAGATGCTCTAAGAGTATTTGATCTCATATATGTACTTACAAAAGGAGGTCCTGGTGGAAGTACCACATCTATTTCTTTATATGCTTTTAGGTACTTTGTATCTGGTGATTTTGGTTTTGGATCTGCAATTTCAACTGTCCTTTTCCTGATTTCT
- a CDS encoding DUF6485 family protein: MECKKDFNLKNRCTCSYPTCSRKGICCDCIAYHRAHGELPACYFPPEAERTYDRSIEYFIETYSKKKG; encoded by the coding sequence ATGGAGTGCAAAAAAGATTTTAACTTGAAAAACCGTTGTACTTGTTCTTATCCAACCTGTTCGAGAAAAGGCATCTGTTGTGATTGCATAGCGTATCACAGAGCACATGGAGAGCTTCCTGCCTGTTATTTCCCCCCTGAAGCCGAAAGAACCTATGATAGATCAATAGAATACTTTATTGAAACCTATAGCAAAAAGAAAGGCTAA
- a CDS encoding ABC transporter substrate-binding protein, whose product MGWRIQIVKLFFTIILFVSVLLSGCARRERKLTFAVGGAPNELDFWEAVIKDFEKETGIKVSILRQPTDTDQRRQGLLVALKSKKSDPDVFLMDVAWIGQFASSDWLYDLKPWVESRSLDIEKFFQRVVNLADMHEGKLIALPVYVDGGLLYYRKDLLEKYGYKNPPETWIELIKVSQRVQAQERGISNPDFWGFVWQGAQYEGLICTFLEFAVSNNGGIVISKDTVIVNSQENVSALAFMSALIHSYNISPPNTYTEMKEEEVRIFFQQGNALFERNWPYAWGNHESEGSPIKGKVGIAPLPHFPGGSSASTLGGWHVGISRFTDVPDEALKFLKYITSYDIQKRLTLNLGWNPGRVDVYKDPEVLEKLPHLAVLRSVFENAYPRPMVPYYSQVSEILQRYVNSALSGKISPGEALSKAEEEIKEIVRQYEK is encoded by the coding sequence ATGGGGTGGAGGATACAAATTGTTAAACTTTTTTTCACAATCATTCTTTTTGTAAGCGTTTTGCTTAGTGGTTGTGCAAGACGAGAAAGAAAGTTGACTTTTGCCGTTGGTGGTGCTCCTAATGAACTGGACTTTTGGGAAGCTGTCATAAAGGACTTTGAGAAGGAAACAGGTATAAAGGTGTCAATTCTCAGACAGCCAACGGACACTGACCAGAGGAGGCAAGGCCTTCTGGTTGCATTAAAATCGAAAAAATCAGATCCCGATGTTTTTCTTATGGATGTGGCCTGGATAGGACAATTTGCTTCCTCTGATTGGCTTTACGATTTGAAACCGTGGGTTGAGTCAAGGAGTCTCGATATAGAGAAATTCTTTCAAAGGGTAGTTAATCTCGCAGATATGCACGAGGGAAAATTGATTGCATTGCCAGTATACGTAGACGGGGGTTTGCTGTATTATAGAAAAGATTTGCTTGAGAAGTACGGGTATAAGAACCCCCCCGAAACCTGGATTGAACTTATTAAAGTGTCTCAAAGAGTTCAGGCACAAGAAAGGGGTATTTCCAATCCCGATTTTTGGGGCTTTGTATGGCAAGGGGCTCAATATGAAGGCTTAATATGCACCTTCTTGGAATTTGCTGTTTCCAATAATGGGGGAATTGTGATTAGCAAAGATACAGTCATTGTGAATTCGCAGGAAAATGTGAGTGCCCTTGCCTTTATGAGTGCTTTGATACACTCCTACAATATATCCCCACCGAATACCTACACGGAGATGAAAGAGGAAGAGGTCAGGATCTTTTTCCAGCAAGGGAATGCATTATTTGAAAGGAACTGGCCCTACGCCTGGGGAAATCATGAAAGTGAAGGTTCCCCTATCAAGGGGAAAGTAGGTATCGCTCCTCTTCCGCACTTTCCGGGGGGGAGTAGTGCATCCACGCTTGGTGGATGGCATGTAGGTATATCACGCTTTACAGACGTACCTGATGAAGCATTAAAGTTTCTCAAATATATTACTTCTTACGACATTCAAAAGAGGCTGACTTTAAATCTTGGTTGGAATCCTGGTAGAGTCGATGTGTACAAGGACCCGGAGGTGCTTGAAAAGTTACCTCATCTTGCGGTGCTGAGGAGTGTGTTTGAAAATGCCTATCCGCGACCTATGGTTCCTTATTATTCTCAAGTTTCTGAGATACTACAAAGGTATGTAAACAGTGCTCTTTCAGGGAAAATTTCACCGGGAGAGGCACTCTCTAAGGCGGAGGAAGAAATTAAAGAAATTGTTAGACAATATGAGAAATAG